A genomic region of Prochlorococcus marinus XMU1405 contains the following coding sequences:
- the gltB gene encoding glutamate synthase large subunit, translated as MGESIKRIDGPYQDSYSPNGIIGEKDACGVGFIANIKGIESNWILKQSLKGLNCMEHRGGCGGDSDSGDGAGILCSIPWEYIEDEMNLKIPQELHRGLGMVFMPNKKEKIEVCKSICDEEAEQLRVNKTSWRTVPVNNKILGPLAKANAPFICQWILYIDKKEHQDIERLLFQLRKRIEKKIRATFKNHVGDCEFYFASLSSKTVVYKGMVRSEILSEFYQDLKEESFKVSFSVYHRRFSTNTLPKWPLAQPMRFLGHNGEINTLLGNINWAKASEKHIDDFWGELSHEIKPIVDVNKSDSSNLDATLEINIRSGQPITDSLLKLVPEAFRDQPELEKREDIKSFYEYSASLQEAWDGPALLVFADGNFVGATLDRNGLRPARYSITNDGFVIMGSETGVVDLEDERVIEKGRLGPGQMLAVDLHQNRILRNWEVKSEAAQRHDYKNLLINRTIKIEHSEWFKDCKLKDLELLQQQTAYGFSAEDNDLILDSMASLAKEPTYCMGDDIPLAVLSSKPHILYDYFKQRFAQVTNPPIDPLREKLVMSLEMHLGERCTPFEIKDAKPFIHLQSPILNEEELISIKKSKIKSQTISSLFDLEEGIQGLENQLKIICKQSELSIKEGCSLIIISDKGINPKKTFIPPLLAVGAIHHYLLKKEIRLKASLIIETGQCWSTHHLACLIGYGASAVCPWLTFEAGRHWLKHPKIQKLIDSKKINPLSIVDVQENIKKALEDGLRKILSKIGISLLSSYHGAQIFEAVGLGSDLIRIAFDGTTSRIAGITLKELTNETLSIHTKAYPEIDLKKLEFLGFVQFRNNGEYHSNNPEMSKVLHAAVKQGPGYDHFETYKKLISNRPTTSLRDLLTINSKRKSIPLEEVESVESICKRFCTGGMSLGALSREAHEVLAVAMNRIGGKSNSGEGGEDPARFNILNDIDENTQSATLPFIKGLKNGDTACSAIKQIASGRFGVTPEYLRSGKQLEIKMAQGAKPGEGGQLPGPKVDSYIAKLRNSKPGVALISPPPHHDIYSIEDLAQLIHDLHQVHPKAKVSVKLVSEIGIGTIAAGVSKANADVIQISGHDGGTGASPLSSIKHAGLPWELGVAEVHKSLLENNLRERVILRTDGGLKTGWDVVIAALLGAEEYGFGSVAMIAEGCIMARVCHTNKCPVGVATQKEELRKRFKGIPENVVNFFLYIAEEVRQIMSSIGVSNMEELIGNQEFLSARNIDLPKTSNIDLSSLVNKHSTPDRSWLKHLKTAHSNGSVLEDEFLSDTKFIDSIKNHAILTKEIEIKNTDRSVCAKISGEIAELHGNTGFNGELNLNFKGYAGQSFGAFLLKGMNVQLIGEANDYVCKGMNGGTLTIIPPKINEISSEQVILGNTCLYGATGGKLFALGKSGERFAVRNSGATAVTEGAGDHCCEYMTGGKVVILGSTGRNIGAGMTGGIAFIIDENNDLNNKVNKEIVSIHEITSSKQEKILLEIIREYQAKTNSLKAAKIIENWSHFKSTFKLIVPPSEEEMIGIKKM; from the coding sequence ATGGGAGAGAGTATCAAAAGAATCGATGGACCATATCAAGATAGTTATTCCCCAAATGGAATAATTGGTGAGAAAGATGCGTGTGGAGTTGGTTTCATAGCAAATATCAAAGGAATAGAAAGCAACTGGATCTTAAAACAATCCCTGAAAGGCCTTAACTGCATGGAGCATAGAGGGGGTTGTGGAGGAGATAGTGATTCAGGAGATGGAGCTGGCATCTTATGTTCAATTCCATGGGAATACATTGAAGATGAAATGAATCTAAAAATTCCTCAAGAATTGCATAGAGGTTTAGGCATGGTTTTCATGCCTAATAAAAAAGAGAAAATTGAAGTATGTAAATCAATATGTGATGAAGAAGCAGAACAATTAAGAGTCAACAAAACATCTTGGAGAACAGTACCTGTTAATAATAAAATATTAGGTCCTTTAGCTAAAGCAAATGCTCCATTCATATGTCAGTGGATTTTATATATAGATAAAAAAGAACACCAGGATATTGAGAGGCTCTTATTTCAATTAAGAAAAAGAATTGAGAAAAAAATAAGAGCAACTTTCAAAAACCATGTTGGGGATTGTGAATTTTATTTTGCCTCACTAAGTTCTAAAACGGTTGTTTATAAAGGCATGGTTCGTTCTGAAATATTATCTGAGTTTTATCAAGATCTAAAAGAAGAAAGTTTTAAAGTTTCATTTTCTGTTTATCATCGTAGATTTAGTACCAATACTCTCCCAAAATGGCCACTAGCTCAACCTATGAGATTTCTAGGGCATAATGGGGAAATAAATACTCTATTAGGTAATATCAACTGGGCTAAAGCTTCAGAAAAACATATAGATGATTTTTGGGGAGAATTGTCTCATGAAATCAAGCCTATTGTAGATGTAAATAAAAGTGATTCATCAAATCTTGATGCAACCCTTGAAATTAATATTCGCTCAGGCCAACCAATAACTGATTCATTATTAAAACTTGTTCCTGAAGCTTTTAGAGATCAACCAGAACTTGAGAAAAGGGAAGACATTAAGTCATTTTATGAGTATTCTGCAAGCCTACAAGAAGCTTGGGATGGACCTGCTCTCCTTGTATTTGCAGATGGAAATTTTGTAGGAGCAACGCTTGATAGAAATGGTCTTAGACCAGCAAGATATTCAATCACAAATGATGGTTTTGTAATAATGGGTTCCGAAACAGGAGTAGTAGATCTTGAAGATGAAAGAGTGATAGAAAAAGGTCGATTAGGACCAGGTCAAATGTTGGCAGTTGATTTGCATCAAAATAGAATTCTCAGAAATTGGGAGGTAAAATCTGAAGCGGCGCAAAGACATGATTATAAAAATCTCCTAATTAATAGAACTATAAAAATTGAGCATAGTGAATGGTTTAAGGACTGCAAACTAAAAGACCTTGAGTTATTACAACAACAAACTGCGTATGGTTTTTCAGCTGAAGATAATGATCTTATCTTGGATTCAATGGCTTCATTAGCTAAAGAGCCTACCTATTGCATGGGCGACGATATCCCGTTAGCAGTGCTTTCTTCAAAGCCACATATTTTATATGACTATTTCAAGCAAAGATTTGCGCAAGTTACAAATCCTCCTATTGACCCTCTGAGAGAAAAACTTGTAATGAGTTTAGAGATGCATCTAGGAGAAAGATGCACACCATTTGAAATTAAAGATGCTAAACCTTTTATTCATTTACAAAGTCCGATTCTAAATGAAGAAGAACTCATTTCCATCAAAAAATCAAAAATTAAATCTCAGACAATTTCAAGTTTGTTTGATTTAGAGGAAGGTATTCAAGGCTTAGAGAACCAATTAAAAATAATCTGTAAACAGAGTGAGCTTTCTATAAAAGAAGGTTGCTCTTTAATTATCATTTCTGATAAGGGAATTAATCCTAAAAAGACTTTCATACCTCCTTTACTTGCTGTTGGAGCAATTCATCATTATCTTCTTAAAAAAGAAATCAGGCTAAAAGCTTCTCTAATAATTGAGACCGGTCAATGTTGGAGCACACATCACTTAGCTTGTTTAATTGGATATGGAGCAAGTGCAGTTTGCCCTTGGTTGACCTTCGAAGCAGGTAGACACTGGTTAAAACATCCAAAAATACAAAAACTGATTGATAGCAAAAAAATAAATCCATTATCAATAGTTGATGTTCAAGAAAATATTAAAAAAGCTCTAGAAGACGGTCTAAGAAAAATTCTCTCAAAAATAGGCATCTCACTTTTATCTAGTTACCATGGTGCACAAATTTTTGAAGCTGTAGGCCTTGGATCTGACTTAATAAGAATTGCTTTTGATGGTACAACAAGTCGTATCGCTGGCATAACATTAAAAGAATTAACTAATGAAACACTTTCAATACATACGAAAGCCTATCCAGAGATCGATTTAAAGAAATTAGAATTTTTAGGATTTGTACAATTTAGAAATAATGGAGAATATCATTCCAATAACCCAGAGATGTCCAAAGTTTTACATGCAGCTGTAAAACAAGGGCCAGGATACGATCATTTTGAAACTTACAAAAAACTTATTAGTAATAGACCTACAACATCTCTTAGAGATTTACTAACAATTAATTCAAAAAGAAAAAGTATTCCATTAGAGGAAGTTGAAAGTGTTGAATCAATTTGCAAAAGGTTCTGTACTGGAGGAATGAGTTTAGGTGCTTTATCCAGAGAAGCGCATGAAGTTTTAGCAGTTGCAATGAATAGAATTGGTGGAAAAAGTAATAGTGGAGAAGGGGGAGAAGATCCAGCTCGTTTTAATATTTTAAATGATATCGATGAAAATACTCAGTCAGCGACATTGCCATTTATTAAAGGCTTAAAGAATGGAGACACCGCATGCTCCGCTATTAAACAAATAGCATCAGGAAGATTTGGAGTTACACCTGAATATCTAAGAAGTGGTAAACAACTCGAAATTAAAATGGCTCAAGGTGCAAAACCCGGAGAGGGTGGACAATTACCTGGTCCAAAAGTTGATTCTTACATTGCAAAACTAAGAAATAGTAAACCTGGAGTAGCTTTGATATCTCCTCCCCCGCATCATGATATTTATTCAATTGAAGATTTAGCTCAACTTATCCACGACTTACACCAAGTTCATCCAAAAGCGAAAGTAAGCGTTAAACTTGTTTCTGAAATTGGTATAGGCACTATTGCCGCTGGAGTAAGCAAAGCTAATGCAGATGTAATTCAAATATCAGGTCATGACGGAGGTACAGGTGCGTCACCCCTGAGTTCTATAAAACATGCAGGTTTACCATGGGAACTTGGTGTTGCTGAAGTTCATAAATCTCTCTTAGAGAATAACTTACGCGAAAGAGTAATTTTGAGAACTGATGGAGGTCTTAAAACAGGCTGGGACGTAGTTATTGCAGCTTTACTAGGTGCTGAAGAATACGGTTTTGGTTCTGTAGCGATGATTGCTGAAGGATGCATAATGGCTCGGGTTTGTCATACAAACAAGTGTCCTGTTGGAGTTGCCACTCAAAAAGAAGAATTAAGAAAAAGATTTAAAGGTATTCCAGAAAATGTCGTAAATTTTTTCTTGTATATTGCTGAAGAAGTAAGACAGATAATGAGTAGTATCGGTGTCTCTAATATGGAAGAACTGATTGGTAATCAAGAATTTCTTTCTGCAAGAAATATCGATCTTCCAAAAACTTCTAATATTGATCTTTCTTCTTTAGTAAATAAACACTCAACCCCTGATAGATCATGGTTAAAACACTTAAAAACTGCCCATAGTAATGGTTCTGTATTAGAAGACGAGTTTTTGTCTGATACTAAATTTATAGATTCAATTAAAAATCACGCAATATTAACCAAAGAAATTGAGATAAAAAATACAGATAGAAGTGTTTGTGCGAAAATATCAGGCGAAATCGCAGAACTTCACGGCAATACTGGCTTCAATGGCGAACTCAACTTAAATTTCAAAGGATATGCAGGACAAAGCTTTGGTGCCTTTTTATTGAAGGGAATGAATGTCCAATTAATCGGAGAAGCTAATGATTATGTTTGTAAAGGAATGAATGGAGGAACACTCACAATAATTCCACCAAAAATAAATGAAATCTCTTCCGAACAAGTCATCCTAGGTAATACTTGTCTTTATGGAGCAACAGGTGGAAAATTATTTGCATTAGGAAAATCGGGAGAAAGATTTGCGGTTAGAAATAGTGGTGCTACAGCGGTAACAGAAGGAGCAGGTGATCATTGTTGTGAATACATGACTGGTGGGAAAGTTGTTATTCTAGGTTCCACAGGAAGGAATATTGGTGCGGGCATGACTGGTGGAATAGCTTTCATAATCGATGAAAATAATGATTTAAATAATAAAGTAAATAAAGAAATAGTAAGCATTCATGAAATAACTTCATCAAAGCAGGAAAAAATCTTATTGGAAATTATTAGAGAATATCAAGCAAAAACAAATAGCTTAAAGGCTGCCAAAATAATTGAAAATTGGTCTCATTTTAAGAGTACTTTCAAATTGATTGTTCCCCCAAGCGAAGAAGAGATGATAGGTATAAAAAAAATGTAA
- a CDS encoding YciI family protein, whose translation MPFFVKTEIIKKEYLINNDLKRKIINEHIDWVKKLKKEGINIKSGFLVDELNRPGDGGLLILEMNNYRNALKIIKNDPMIKNDLVEWKLNEWVDPNK comes from the coding sequence ATGCCTTTCTTTGTAAAAACTGAAATTATAAAAAAAGAATACTTAATTAATAATGATTTAAAACGAAAAATAATTAACGAACATATTGATTGGGTAAAAAAATTAAAAAAAGAGGGAATTAATATAAAAAGTGGCTTTTTGGTAGATGAGTTAAATAGGCCAGGTGACGGCGGATTACTTATTCTTGAGATGAATAATTATAGAAATGCACTAAAAATAATTAAGAATGATCCAATGATTAAAAATGATCTAGTTGAATGGAAATTAAATGAGTGGGTAGATCCAAATAAATGA
- the lipA gene encoding lipoyl synthase gives MTNNPNSLISKPEWLRVKAPQVERIGNTANLLNDLNLNTVCQEASCPNIGECFASGTATFLIMGPGCTRACPYCDIDFDRSKRDLDPTEPYRLAEAVFRMKLKHVVITSVNRDDLEDGGASQFFQCVHQIREKSPETTIELLIPDLCGNWKALEKVLDSNPNVLNHNIETVSSLYKKVRPQGKYERTLELLKRTRDYSPKIYTKSGFMLGLGEKDDEVLSLLKDLKSNFVDIVTIGQYLSPGPNHLPVKRFVSPTKFNYFKALGEKDLNFMQVVSSPLTRSSYHAEEIQKLMKKYPR, from the coding sequence GTGACTAATAATCCTAATAGTTTAATTTCAAAACCTGAATGGTTAAGGGTCAAAGCTCCACAAGTTGAGCGAATTGGTAATACTGCAAATTTATTAAATGATTTAAATCTCAATACCGTATGTCAAGAAGCAAGCTGTCCAAATATCGGCGAATGTTTTGCTAGTGGAACTGCAACTTTCCTCATAATGGGTCCTGGTTGCACTAGGGCATGTCCATATTGCGATATTGATTTTGATAGATCTAAGAGAGACTTAGACCCTACTGAACCATATCGTTTAGCCGAAGCTGTTTTTAGAATGAAGCTTAAGCATGTTGTAATCACATCAGTTAATAGAGACGATCTTGAGGATGGTGGCGCATCTCAATTTTTTCAATGTGTTCATCAAATAAGAGAAAAATCTCCCGAAACTACTATTGAGCTTCTAATACCTGATCTTTGTGGTAACTGGAAAGCGCTTGAAAAAGTTCTTGATTCAAATCCAAACGTTTTAAACCACAATATTGAGACTGTGTCTTCGCTATATAAAAAAGTAAGACCTCAAGGCAAATATGAAAGAACTCTTGAGTTGCTTAAAAGAACCAGAGACTATTCTCCCAAAATTTATACAAAGTCAGGCTTCATGCTTGGTTTAGGGGAAAAAGACGACGAGGTCTTAAGTTTGCTTAAGGATTTAAAAAGTAATTTCGTTGATATTGTTACTATTGGCCAATATTTATCTCCTGGCCCTAATCATTTACCTGTTAAAAGATTTGTAAGTCCTACAAAATTTAACTATTTTAAAGCATTAGGGGAAAAAGATTTAAACTTCATGCAAGTAGTTAGTTCTCCTTTAACTCGTAGTAGCTATCATGCTGAAGAGATTCAAAAACTTATGAAAAAGTATCCAAGATAG
- a CDS encoding recombinase family protein, whose product MTFKFKRKRILLSEKSKNSKAIGYARATNNEYEYLEEQIKILKEEGCSLVFSEFISLDEEIKPQLNKAINSLSKGDQLIITQLDRAFKNKKECLITINKLINKDIQLRTLTGFFAANESSNANSSIFKILYELDNLEDKSLGERKKEQLLRRKLSGNNLGGRPKISPLKESLVIRLRNEGYSYRSIRSQTGIALSTIRRVILEGEQT is encoded by the coding sequence TTGACTTTTAAATTTAAAAGAAAACGTATTTTATTATCGGAAAAAAGTAAAAACTCTAAAGCAATAGGTTATGCTAGAGCTACTAATAACGAATATGAATATTTAGAAGAACAAATAAAAATTTTGAAGGAAGAAGGTTGCAGTTTAGTGTTCTCTGAATTTATAAGTTTAGATGAAGAAATCAAACCCCAACTCAATAAAGCTATAAATTCCTTATCAAAAGGCGATCAATTAATAATAACTCAGCTTGATCGAGCATTTAAAAATAAAAAAGAATGTTTGATAACAATAAATAAACTTATTAATAAGGATATTCAATTGCGAACTTTGACTGGTTTTTTTGCTGCTAATGAATCTTCTAATGCAAATTCTTCAATTTTTAAGATTTTATATGAATTAGATAATTTAGAAGACAAAAGTTTAGGTGAAAGAAAAAAAGAACAACTATTACGCAGAAAATTATCTGGAAATAATTTGGGAGGAAGGCCCAAAATAAGTCCTCTAAAAGAATCTTTAGTAATCAGATTGCGTAATGAAGGATATTCTTATCGATCAATCAGATCACAAACAGGAATTGCGTTGTCAACAATAAGAAGAGTAATTTTGGAAGGAGAACAAACATAA
- a CDS encoding serine hydrolase encodes MSFYYLSEEMGLALNDILGRVCSYNKDYSSEDIAITWINYKSVNKGVFKGFGTGINNKKMVYPASIVKLVYGLATYYWIKKGNLLLSDEIIYAVRKMLSFSSNNATSFLIDLLTGTTSGPCIEGESWENWKYQRSIINDWLHDLHWEELSGLNCCQKTWDDGPFGREKEFYGNNNKNRNAMNSDSAARVLEEIMIHIDYQKNDLNLRSFLKRNLDKVVLKNDSLNQIDGFLGAGLPESINLWSKAGLMSEVRHDSAWWTNSQSLHTLLVVFCDGEKYSKDSSFLPLISKEVYEFNKKYTFRD; translated from the coding sequence ATGTCCTTTTACTATTTAAGTGAAGAGATGGGTCTAGCCTTAAATGATATTTTAGGGAGAGTATGCTCTTATAATAAAGATTATTCAAGTGAAGATATTGCCATAACTTGGATTAATTATAAAAGTGTAAATAAAGGTGTATTTAAAGGTTTTGGTACTGGCATAAATAATAAAAAAATGGTTTACCCTGCCAGCATAGTCAAGTTGGTTTATGGTCTTGCTACATATTATTGGATTAAAAAAGGAAATTTATTATTATCGGATGAAATTATTTATGCTGTAAGGAAAATGTTATCTTTCTCAAGTAATAATGCAACAAGCTTCTTAATTGATTTACTTACTGGAACAACAAGTGGACCTTGCATTGAGGGCGAATCCTGGGAAAATTGGAAATATCAAAGAAGTATAATAAACGATTGGCTACATGATTTACATTGGGAGGAATTGAGTGGTTTAAATTGCTGTCAAAAGACCTGGGATGATGGACCATTTGGTCGTGAAAAAGAATTTTATGGAAATAATAATAAAAATAGAAATGCCATGAATTCTGATTCGGCTGCAAGGGTTTTGGAGGAAATTATGATTCATATTGATTATCAAAAAAATGATTTAAATTTGCGAAGTTTTTTAAAAAGAAATTTAGATAAAGTTGTTCTTAAAAACGATTCTCTTAATCAAATAGATGGTTTTTTGGGTGCAGGCTTACCAGAAAGTATTAATCTTTGGAGTAAAGCAGGCTTAATGTCAGAAGTTAGACATGATTCTGCTTGGTGGACTAATAGTCAATCTCTACACACTTTATTAGTTGTTTTTTGTGATGGTGAAAAATATTCTAAAGATTCTTCTTTCTTACCATTAATATCAAAAGAAGTATATGAATTTAATAAAAAATATACTTTTAGGGACTAA
- a CDS encoding C40 family peptidase — MENDKNPISLFKQTNFSKTIWWKLKVNISGYQNETEDKLVTEIFKNRIFRLIYPNIIQNNHKFSRILVQLYEDGYVCWINLDGLIIEKYEFKKNKSLENEYFFIKDKVNSILKWIKDQSELNNEYLWGGTLGPNFDCSGLIQTAFLKHQIYIPRDSFQIKSFCKHLFYYKESYAAIRPGDLLFFGNEKKCDHIGIYKGDGFYYHSSGKDFGRNGIGLDTLKKSNDRISLHYESKLISAGRVVRNYRWDRTIR, encoded by the coding sequence ATGGAAAATGATAAAAATCCTATCTCACTATTTAAACAAACTAATTTTTCAAAAACTATTTGGTGGAAATTAAAAGTTAATATTTCGGGATATCAAAATGAAACAGAAGATAAATTAGTTACTGAAATATTTAAAAATAGAATTTTTAGGCTTATTTATCCAAATATTATTCAAAACAACCATAAATTTTCAAGAATACTAGTTCAACTATATGAAGATGGTTACGTGTGTTGGATAAATTTAGATGGATTAATTATTGAGAAATACGAATTCAAAAAAAATAAGAGTTTAGAAAATGAATATTTCTTTATAAAAGATAAAGTTAACTCAATTTTAAAATGGATCAAGGATCAATCTGAGTTAAATAATGAATATCTTTGGGGAGGTACATTAGGACCGAATTTTGATTGTTCTGGATTAATTCAGACTGCTTTTTTAAAGCATCAAATTTATATACCTCGAGACTCTTTTCAAATAAAAAGTTTTTGTAAGCACCTTTTTTATTACAAAGAATCGTATGCGGCTATACGACCTGGCGATCTTTTATTTTTTGGAAATGAAAAAAAATGTGATCATATTGGAATCTACAAAGGAGACGGATTTTATTACCATAGCTCTGGAAAAGATTTTGGCAGAAATGGAATAGGATTAGATACCCTAAAGAAGTCTAATGATAGAATCTCATTGCATTATGAATCTAAACTTATTTCCGCAGGAAGAGTAGTTAGAAATTATAGATGGGACCGCACTATACGTTAA
- a CDS encoding photosystem I reaction center protein subunit XI, translating to MSDFQKSFSESTSSIKFDEKYIDTSVQPNDIGVAEQWAVKTVADPCVGNLATPVNSGYFTKAFINNLPFYREGISPNFRGLETGAAFGYLLYGPFTMTGPLRNSEFALTAGLLATIGAVHILTALFVLYNAPGKAPNVQPPDATVNNPPKDLFTRAGWADFTSGFWLGGCGGAVFAWLLVGTLHLDTIMPIIKNIWTAG from the coding sequence ATGAGCGACTTTCAAAAATCATTCTCTGAATCAACAAGTTCTATTAAGTTTGATGAGAAATACATAGATACTTCTGTACAACCAAATGATATTGGCGTAGCAGAACAATGGGCAGTAAAAACAGTTGCTGATCCTTGTGTCGGTAATTTAGCTACTCCAGTTAATAGTGGTTATTTTACAAAAGCCTTCATAAATAATTTACCTTTTTACAGAGAAGGTATTTCCCCAAATTTTAGAGGTTTAGAAACTGGAGCAGCTTTTGGATATCTTCTATACGGACCTTTTACCATGACTGGCCCATTAAGAAATTCTGAATTTGCTCTAACAGCTGGACTTCTCGCTACTATTGGAGCTGTTCATATTTTGACAGCACTTTTTGTTCTATACAATGCACCTGGTAAAGCACCTAATGTTCAACCTCCAGATGCGACTGTTAATAATCCGCCAAAGGACTTATTTACAAGAGCTGGTTGGGCTGATTTTACAAGTGGATTTTGGTTAGGAGGATGTGGAGGAGCTGTTTTTGCTTGGTTACTTGTTGGGACATTACACTTAGATACCATAATGCCAATCATTAAAAATATTTGGACTGCTGGTTAA
- a CDS encoding photosystem I reaction center subunit VIII, whose amino-acid sequence MPSDLPSLLPSIFVPLIGIAMPAVFIVLIGRLITATE is encoded by the coding sequence ATGCCATCTGATTTACCAAGTCTTTTACCCTCAATTTTTGTTCCATTAATTGGTATAGCAATGCCTGCTGTTTTTATCGTATTGATTGGAAGATTAATTACAGCAACTGAATAA
- a CDS encoding glycosyltransferase family 2 protein: MPDIKQLISIIVPVFNESESIGLLLDEVINVMSSNKFNFELIVVNDGSKDNTHEVLKQLTLKIKELSVISLRKNYGQTAAMSAGFDNSKGDIVITLDGDLQNDPNDIPLLISEINNGYDLVCGWRFDRKDKLINRKIPSKIANKLIAHVTGLKLHDYGCSLKAFKKEIIEDIKLYGELHRFLPVLANIEGARIKEIKVNHRSRQYGSSKYGIDRTFRVLMDLLTVWFMTKFLTRPMYGFGFVGIISIFFSLAISSYLIVLKIMGEDIGNRPLLMFALILGIAGVQLFSFGLLSELLIRTYHESQSRPIYRIRSINSAKQN, from the coding sequence ATGCCAGATATAAAACAATTAATTTCTATTATCGTCCCCGTTTTCAATGAAAGCGAGAGTATTGGTCTTTTATTGGATGAAGTTATAAATGTGATGTCTTCTAATAAATTTAATTTTGAATTGATTGTTGTAAATGATGGTTCTAAAGATAATACTCATGAAGTATTAAAGCAACTAACTCTCAAAATTAAGGAATTGTCAGTAATTTCCCTTCGCAAAAATTATGGTCAAACTGCAGCAATGTCAGCTGGCTTTGATAATTCTAAGGGCGATATTGTTATTACTTTGGATGGTGATTTACAGAATGATCCAAATGATATTCCTTTATTAATTTCAGAAATTAATAATGGTTATGATTTGGTTTGTGGTTGGAGGTTTGATAGAAAAGATAAATTAATTAATAGAAAGATACCATCAAAAATAGCGAATAAGTTAATAGCTCACGTAACAGGTTTGAAGTTGCATGACTATGGTTGCTCATTAAAAGCTTTTAAGAAAGAAATAATAGAAGATATAAAGTTATATGGGGAACTTCACAGGTTTTTGCCCGTTTTAGCAAATATTGAAGGTGCAAGAATCAAAGAAATTAAAGTAAATCATAGGAGCAGGCAATATGGATCTAGTAAATATGGAATTGATAGAACTTTTAGAGTTTTAATGGATTTACTAACTGTTTGGTTTATGACTAAATTTTTAACAAGACCGATGTATGGATTTGGTTTTGTTGGAATTATAAGTATTTTCTTTAGCCTTGCGATAAGTTCTTATTTGATAGTTTTAAAAATAATGGGTGAGGATATTGGAAATCGTCCGTTGCTGATGTTTGCATTAATATTAGGAATTGCTGGAGTTCAATTATTTAGCTTTGGATTATTGAGCGAACTTTTAATTAGGACATATCATGAAAGTCAAAGTCGTCCAATTTACAGAATTAGATCAATAAACAGTGCTAAGCAAAATTGA